Proteins from a single region of Xenopus laevis strain J_2021 chromosome 9_10S, Xenopus_laevis_v10.1, whole genome shotgun sequence:
- the rbm38.S gene encoding RNA-binding protein 38: protein MHTVQKDTTFTKIFVGGLPYHTTDASLRKYFDVFGDIDEAVVITDRQTGKSRGYGFVTMSDRTAAERACKDPNPIIDGRKANVNLAYLGAKPRNLQSAFTIGVQQLHPAFIQRPFGLTPQYIYPPAIVQPSVVIPTPISSLQSPYIDYNAATQAYTHYTTAAYEQYPYAASPATGYMGYGYTSAVQQPISATPTTGAPPTAYIQYQPQQLQPDRMQ from the exons ATGCACACCGTGCAAAAAGACACAACTTTCACCAAGATTTTCGTGGGGGGTCTCCCGTATCACACGACGGACGCCTCTCTCCGGAAATATTTCGATGTTTTTGGGGATATCGACGAGGCGGTGGTCATTACGGACAGACAGACGGGAAAGTCGAGGGGATACGGCTTT GTGACCATGTCGGACCGAACTGCTGCAGAAAGAGCGTGTAAAGACCCAAACCCCATTATTGACGGCCGTAAAGCCAACGTCAACCTCGCGTACCTAGGAGCCAAGCCAAGGAACCTGCAGAGTG CATTTACTATAGGAGTCCAGCAGTTACACCCAGCCTTCATCCAGCGACCATTCGG GCTGACGCCTCAGTATATCTACCCACCCGCCATCGTCCAGCCAAGTGTGGTCATCCCAACGCCAATCTCTTCCCTGCAGTCTCCATATATTGACTACAATGCTGCTACTCAAGCCTACACCCATTACACCACTGCGGCCTATGAACAGTATCCCTATGCAGCCTCCCCGGCAACCGGATACATGGGCTATGGATATACTAGCGCAGTCCAGCAGCCGATTTCCGCTACTCCCACCACCGGAGCTCCTCCCACTGCGTACATCCAATACCAGCCTCAACAGCTCCAGCCTGACCGAATGCAGTAA